ATGCTTTTTTATCGGAGGAAAATATGTATGAAGAAGTATTTGGTCCCGCATCCATCCAGGTAATGGCCAGCAATACGAATGAATTGTATGAAATAGCAGATAAGATGCCCGGACAGTTAACCGTTACAGTATGGGGTACTACAGCGGATCTGGAAAATTTTAAATCACTGATATTTTTACTGGAGAAGAAAGCCGGGAGATTATTACTGAACAGCGTACCCACCGGTGTGGAAGTAACACACGCCATGATGCATGGAGGTCCTTATCCAGCTACAACCGATAGTAAGTATACGTCAGTAGGATCAACAGCTATATACCGGTTTACACGCCCGGTTTGCTACCAGGGCTTCCCGGAATTTTTGTTGCCCGAAGCATTGCGGAATGAAAATTCCCTGAACATATGGAGACAGGTAAATGGCGGATTTAATAAGGATTCCTTATAATGATTTAGATATCTATCAACCTTTATTGCATATGAGAAGACCCTTTATCACCGGTTGCTTCATAATTTTTTTTATCATGACAGGATGTAAGGAAAACAGTTCCGATAAAGCACCGGTTGCGATAACATTCGGACAGGATGCAGACTTTTTGCACGAGCACCTGGAAGATGTAGTTGTACTGCAACATGCAAACGACAGCAGCCAGGTATTGGTAAGTGGCGACTACCAGGCGCGTGTAATGACCAGTACCACCGGTGGCCGCCAGGGAAAGAGCTATGGATGGATCAACTATGACCTGATCAGGTCTGGTAAATACAATCCGCATATTAATGCCTTTGGCGGAGAAGAACGCATATGGCTGGGCCCTGAGGGCGGTCAGTATGCCCTGTTCTTTCCTCCCGGTGCTCCTTTTGATTTCAACAACTGGCAAACACCGGGACTGCTGGATACGGCAAAATTTACGCAGGTAAATAAAACCAACAGCAGCGTTACCTATAGTAAAAGCGACTCGCTGAAAAACTATGCCGGAACAAATTTCGACATCACCCTTACACGCAGGATCTCTTTATTAGATAAATCTATTTTTGAAAAACAGGCTGGTATTACGCTGCCGCCAGGCGTAAGTCTCGTAGCCTATGAAACGGAGAATACGCTCACTAACAGCGGCGCCGCAGCATGGAACGAGCACACCGGCCTTTTATCTATCTGGCTGCTGGGCATGTACCGCCCATCCGATCAAACAGTGATTGCTGCCCCTTTCAAGCCACTGGCGAATGCAAGGGAATATATCACCGATGACTACTTCGGAAAAATTTCTCCTGAGTACCTACAGGTAAAAGATAGCGTATTGCTGCTGAAAGCTGATGGTAAATCAAGAGGTAAAATAGGGTTAAGTCCGCAGGTAGCCCGGCCCATAGCCGGTAGTGTGGATCTGAACAGCGGCAGTATTACCCTGATCAGTTTCTCTATTGCAGATACCGGGCATTATGTCAATTCAAAATGGGAGCAGCAGCAGGCGCCTTACAAAGGCGATGTGCTGAACTGCTACAATGATGGTCCCCTGGCCGATGGAACGCAGATGGGCCCCTTCTATGAACTGGAATCCTCTTCTGATGCGCGCGCACTACAACCCGGTGAATCCATCGTATACCGGCAGGTAACCGCACATATAGAAGGAGATAAAACGGCGATGAACCAGCTCGCACAAAGTATCTGGCAGCTATCGCTGGAACAGATAGCAAACAGTTTTCCTGCTAAATAAAAATCGATCTTATTAATCTACGTTTATGAATGATTTAAAACTCTATAAGACCAGCAAAGGAATTTTTGTGGAATATCAGGAGCATTGGTATACTATCAACGCAGTATGGGATGAACTGGTGAACAGAAAAGATTTGTATAACAACATTAAGTCGGAGCTGGCAAAGTTGTCACCACAACAGGATGCAGCGGCTTTGGTGCAACAACACATATTGCCGCCCATCGGCGATCAGGAAGTGTGGGCAGCTGGTGTAACATATTACCGTAGTAAGGTAGCCAGGATGGATGAATCGGAGATTGCAGGCGGCGCCAGTTTTTATGATAAAGTATACGAGGCCGCACGCCCCGAACTTTTCTTCAAAGCCACACCACAACGCACAGTAGGGCATGAGCAGGAAATTTATATCCGCCGCGATTCTACCTGGAATGTACCTGAACCTGAACTAACGCTGTTTATAAATAAATATGCGCAGATAGCAGGGTATACTATCGGTAATGACATGAGCTCACGCAGTATAGAAGGGGAAAATCCTTTGTATCTGCCGCAGGCAAAATCATATGATAAAAGCGCCGCCATCGGGCCTTGCCTGCTGATAACGGAACATCCGATTCCGCAGGACACTACCATTGCCATGAAGATCCAGCGGAACGGAGAGGAACTCTTCAACGACAGTATCCTGATCAATCAGATGAAACGCACACACACGGAACTGGTGGAATACCTTTACAGGGAGTGTAGTTTTCCGAATGGCTGTTTCTTAATGACAGGTACCTGCCTGGTTCCGGAGAACAATTTTACATTACATGAGAAAGATCAGATAGAGATAAAAATCGATCACATCGGCATATTGCGCAACACCGTAAAAGTAAATAACAGTTGAGTTAATTACATCGCATGAGAACAGATGATCGTCGTTCTTTTTTAAAGAAATTATCTATCAGCGGGCTGGGCATGACGGTTATACCAGCAGTCATGACCAAACAGGCAGCAGCCGAAGCTGCCTGCCAGCCTGCGCCTGAAGCTGAACGCAAAAGTGCAGACAGCAACAGGATATATAATTCGCCATATACGGGAACGTACCTGAACCGGGTAGCGTTTCCAATAGGTGGTATTGGCGCGGGCATGTTTTGCCTGGAAGGTACAGGCGCTGTTTCGCATTTGTCTGTACGTCATCGTCCTGAAATATTTAATGAGCCGGGCATCTTTGCAGCGATTGCTGTGAAGGGAGCCGCTAAAGGCGTGAAAGTACTGGAAGGCCCTGTGCCGGAATGGAAAAAGTTTGGCCCACCTGGTACCGGTCTGGGGTCTACCGGCGCTACTTTTGGGCTGCCCCGTTTTCAACAGGCGGCATTTACTACCCGTTTTCCTTTTGCGGATATTATATT
The Chitinophaga sp. MM2321 DNA segment above includes these coding regions:
- a CDS encoding fumarylacetoacetate hydrolase family protein, whose amino-acid sequence is MNDLKLYKTSKGIFVEYQEHWYTINAVWDELVNRKDLYNNIKSELAKLSPQQDAAALVQQHILPPIGDQEVWAAGVTYYRSKVARMDESEIAGGASFYDKVYEAARPELFFKATPQRTVGHEQEIYIRRDSTWNVPEPELTLFINKYAQIAGYTIGNDMSSRSIEGENPLYLPQAKSYDKSAAIGPCLLITEHPIPQDTTIAMKIQRNGEELFNDSILINQMKRTHTELVEYLYRECSFPNGCFLMTGTCLVPENNFTLHEKDQIEIKIDHIGILRNTVKVNNS
- a CDS encoding DUF6786 family protein produces the protein MTGCKENSSDKAPVAITFGQDADFLHEHLEDVVVLQHANDSSQVLVSGDYQARVMTSTTGGRQGKSYGWINYDLIRSGKYNPHINAFGGEERIWLGPEGGQYALFFPPGAPFDFNNWQTPGLLDTAKFTQVNKTNSSVTYSKSDSLKNYAGTNFDITLTRRISLLDKSIFEKQAGITLPPGVSLVAYETENTLTNSGAAAWNEHTGLLSIWLLGMYRPSDQTVIAAPFKPLANAREYITDDYFGKISPEYLQVKDSVLLLKADGKSRGKIGLSPQVARPIAGSVDLNSGSITLISFSIADTGHYVNSKWEQQQAPYKGDVLNCYNDGPLADGTQMGPFYELESSSDARALQPGESIVYRQVTAHIEGDKTAMNQLAQSIWQLSLEQIANSFPAK